From Dermochelys coriacea isolate rDerCor1 chromosome 8, rDerCor1.pri.v4, whole genome shotgun sequence, the proteins below share one genomic window:
- the RGS13 gene encoding regulator of G-protein signaling 13 produces the protein MSPNICCLCKLFREDENGITSKVSLEEVLQWSQSFEKLMTTKYGPIIYKTYLKTEYSDENIEFWLACETYKKIESRRKRISVARRIFKNYIQPQAPKEINIDSPAREAIIRNIQEPTQSCFDEAQRIVYMHMERDSYSRFLGSEIYQKLKHRPSD, from the exons ATGAGCCCAAATATTTGTTGTCTTTGTAAGCTATTCAGAGAAGACGAAAATGGGATCACTTCTAA AGTGTCATTGGAGGAAGTGCTACAGTGGTCCCAATCTTTTGAAAAGCTGATGACTACTAAAT atgggCCTATAATCTACAAGACCTACCTGAAGACAGAATACAGTGATGAGAACATTGAATTCTGGCTTGCATGTGAAACTTACAAGAAGATTGAATCACGGAGGAAAAGAATTTCTGTGGccaggagaatatttaaaaattacattcaGCCCCAGGCGCCTAAAGAG attaacATAGATAGTCCTGCAAGGGAAGCTATTATCAGGAATATTCAAGAACCAACTCAGTCCTGTTTTGATGAAGCTCAGAGAATAGTTTACATGCACATGGAAAGGGATTCATATTCCAGATTTCTTGGATCAGAAATCTATCAGAAACTGAAACACAGGCCTTCAGACTGA